In the genome of Pseudobdellovibrionaceae bacterium, one region contains:
- the carB gene encoding carbamoyl-phosphate synthase large subunit: MPKRKDLKKILIIGSGPIAIGQACEFDYSGVQACKALMAEGFEVILVNSNPATIMTDAHLATRVYIEPLTIAFVSKILEKEKPDAVIASLGGQTALNLALSLDKTGIFKKLNIELLGSSIELIQLTEDRAKFDKALKTVGARSIKNFMVRSFVEGMEKIKTLEFPVILRPNYTLGGGGGGLCHSLEEYKLKLASALHESPSSEVLVEPSIYGWKEFELEIMRDSQGTFVVVCSIENLDPCGIHTGDSITVAPQQTLSDFAYQQMRTEAYKIIDYLGLESGGANIQFAVNPNTGERVVIEVNPRVSRSSALASKATGFPIAKIAALLAVGYTLNEIPNDITKTTLSCYEPALDYVVVKVPYFNFNKFAGALDELSTQMKSVGEAMGVGRTFQEALQSALLSLEEYPEAFPEVIFSKKKLARPSSNRIYHIAQAFREGLSVREVYQSTYVTPWFLDQIQNLVDVEKEIKEAGISSKHPFTKDSKQANSIILKAKRKGFSDFTLAKLLEGTELNTTKKIQQYRWKNNIHPGCFNIDTCAGEFFSSTPYYYLSYWGEGDKGKGLQSIKDFIVMIGGGPNRIGQSIEFDYNCVKTLKALQKENKKIVMLNSNPETVSTDYDTADCLFFLPLLEEHTSELFYLLKPQSFVYQCGGQTALNLAEPLGKFCKPLGSSISTLKNTEDRKFFKEICHQLGLNISKSKMVSCAEEALGFVSTITYPVICRPSYVLGGKRMRVVHNDKELSQYFLKYKEHISKNNLCLVDQFLENALELDVDLIVGTDWSFLVGIMEHIEFAGVHSGDSMSILPPQRLKKAMCDKVEAISKQLATALGVQGFLNIQLAIKDNTIYILEANPRTSRSLPFMTKAIGGNTMDLGAKALLGHDKKNLSTDLLNTSWRDIKHVCIKALIFPFNKFSGVDTVLGPEMKSTGEVMGRGKTFSEALFKAFEAAYIKLPKSGEVFLSLRDKDKNKMLTPIKKLQNLGYTLSATRGTAQFLIDKGIQNVLFVNKITEPKPHCIDRIRSQKIQLVINTPSGQELHSSGRGIRRSCIEYSVPCITEDSVAEVITLALEYKNKNIFDVYPL, encoded by the coding sequence GTGCCAAAAAGAAAAGACCTTAAAAAAATACTTATTATAGGTAGCGGGCCCATAGCCATAGGCCAGGCTTGTGAGTTTGATTATTCTGGCGTTCAAGCTTGCAAAGCTTTAATGGCCGAAGGTTTTGAAGTTATTTTAGTTAACTCCAATCCCGCAACTATTATGACCGATGCACACTTGGCTACCCGAGTGTACATTGAACCCTTAACTATAGCCTTTGTTTCTAAAATTTTAGAAAAAGAAAAGCCCGACGCAGTTATTGCAAGTCTTGGAGGACAAACCGCCTTAAATTTAGCATTAAGTTTAGATAAAACAGGAATATTTAAAAAACTTAACATCGAATTATTAGGTTCTAGCATTGAGCTTATTCAACTCACCGAAGACCGTGCAAAATTTGACAAAGCTTTAAAAACTGTTGGAGCAAGGTCGATCAAAAACTTTATGGTTCGTAGCTTTGTCGAAGGTATGGAAAAAATAAAGACTTTAGAATTTCCCGTAATCCTGCGACCCAATTATACTTTGGGAGGAGGCGGTGGCGGTTTATGCCACTCCTTAGAGGAATATAAACTAAAATTAGCTAGTGCTTTGCACGAAAGCCCCAGCTCGGAAGTGTTGGTTGAGCCAAGCATTTATGGGTGGAAAGAATTTGAATTAGAGATTATGAGAGACTCACAGGGAACTTTTGTTGTGGTGTGCTCCATTGAAAACTTAGACCCTTGCGGAATTCATACGGGGGATAGCATTACCGTTGCCCCTCAACAAACTTTATCGGACTTTGCTTATCAACAAATGCGCACCGAAGCTTATAAAATTATTGATTACTTAGGTTTAGAATCTGGTGGAGCCAATATTCAATTTGCAGTAAACCCTAACACTGGTGAAAGAGTAGTTATTGAAGTTAACCCTAGGGTGAGTCGCTCTTCTGCCTTGGCTAGTAAGGCCACGGGGTTTCCTATTGCTAAAATTGCAGCTTTATTAGCTGTGGGTTATACCTTAAACGAAATTCCCAATGATATTACAAAAACTACGCTGTCTTGTTACGAACCCGCCTTAGATTATGTTGTTGTTAAAGTTCCTTATTTTAATTTTAATAAATTTGCAGGAGCTTTAGACGAACTAAGCACGCAAATGAAAAGTGTGGGCGAGGCCATGGGGGTGGGAAGAACCTTTCAAGAAGCCTTGCAATCTGCCTTGCTTTCTTTAGAGGAGTACCCTGAAGCTTTTCCAGAAGTTATATTTTCTAAAAAAAAATTAGCTAGGCCCAGCAGTAATAGAATTTATCACATTGCCCAAGCGTTTAGAGAGGGGCTTTCTGTAAGGGAGGTGTATCAAAGCACCTATGTTACTCCGTGGTTTTTAGATCAAATACAAAATTTAGTAGATGTAGAGAAAGAAATTAAAGAGGCAGGCATAAGTAGTAAACATCCGTTTACTAAAGATTCTAAACAAGCCAATTCTATAATTTTAAAAGCCAAGCGAAAAGGTTTTTCTGATTTTACTTTAGCAAAGTTATTAGAAGGCACAGAATTAAACACCACAAAAAAAATACAACAATACCGTTGGAAAAATAACATCCACCCAGGTTGTTTTAATATTGATACTTGTGCTGGGGAGTTTTTTTCGTCCACCCCTTATTATTATTTGTCTTATTGGGGCGAGGGAGATAAAGGAAAAGGTTTGCAATCTATTAAAGATTTTATTGTGATGATAGGTGGAGGACCTAATAGAATTGGGCAAAGTATTGAGTTTGATTACAATTGTGTAAAAACACTAAAGGCTTTACAAAAAGAAAATAAAAAAATAGTAATGCTTAACTCTAACCCCGAAACCGTTTCGACCGATTATGACACGGCAGATTGTTTATTTTTTTTACCCTTGCTAGAGGAGCATACTTCGGAGTTATTTTATTTGCTTAAACCACAGTCTTTTGTTTATCAATGCGGAGGGCAAACCGCTTTAAACTTAGCAGAACCTTTAGGTAAATTTTGCAAACCTTTAGGCTCTTCTATTTCAACCTTAAAAAATACAGAAGACAGAAAATTTTTTAAAGAAATTTGTCATCAATTAGGTTTAAATATTTCAAAGTCTAAAATGGTTTCTTGTGCAGAGGAGGCTTTAGGGTTTGTTAGCACAATTACTTATCCTGTAATTTGCAGGCCCAGCTATGTGCTAGGTGGCAAGCGTATGCGAGTGGTGCATAATGATAAAGAATTAAGTCAGTATTTTTTAAAATACAAAGAACATATTTCGAAAAATAATTTATGTTTGGTTGATCAATTTTTAGAAAATGCTTTAGAGTTAGATGTAGATTTAATTGTCGGAACGGATTGGAGTTTTCTTGTGGGCATTATGGAGCATATTGAGTTTGCAGGTGTTCACAGTGGGGATAGCATGAGCATACTTCCTCCCCAACGATTAAAGAAAGCTATGTGCGATAAAGTAGAAGCCATTAGTAAGCAGTTAGCAACAGCCTTAGGCGTTCAAGGTTTTTTAAATATTCAATTAGCTATTAAAGATAATACCATTTATATTTTAGAAGCTAATCCTAGAACCTCTCGCAGCTTGCCATTTATGACTAAAGCCATTGGGGGCAATACTATGGATTTAGGGGCAAAAGCATTGTTGGGGCATGATAAAAAAAACCTTTCTACAGATTTATTAAATACATCTTGGCGAGACATAAAGCATGTTTGTATTAAAGCCTTAATTTTTCCATTTAATAAATTTTCTGGAGTGGATACGGTTTTAGGTCCAGAAATGAAATCCACAGGCGAGGTTATGGGAAGGGGTAAGACTTTTTCAGAAGCTTTGTTTAAAGCCTTTGAAGCGGCTTATATAAAACTGCCTAAATCGGGGGAGGTGTTTTTATCTTTGCGTGACAAAGACAAAAATAAAATGCTAACACCCATAAAAAAATTACAGAACTTAGGCTATACGCTGTCAGCTACCCGAGGAACTGCGCAGTTTTTAATAGATAAAGGCATACAAAATGTTC